Proteins co-encoded in one Candidatus Tectomicrobia bacterium genomic window:
- a CDS encoding DUF507 family protein, with translation MRLRKEMIERVSAKVVDRLVRRELVVEDADLEELRHRVARVIEADLAVEDRLNEEVKVLLRDHQDEMDKTNVDYSRLFTMVKTKLARERNLVL, from the coding sequence ATGCGTCTGCGGAAGGAAATGATCGAGCGCGTTTCGGCTAAGGTGGTGGACCGCCTGGTCCGGCGCGAGCTGGTGGTGGAGGACGCGGACCTGGAGGAACTCCGCCACCGCGTGGCCCGCGTCATCGAGGCGGACCTGGCGGTGGAGGATCGGCTGAACGAGGAGGTGAAGGTCCTCCTCCGCGACCATCAGGACGAGATGGACAAGACCAACGTGGACTACAGCCGTCTCTTCACCATGGTGAAAACCAAGCTGGCCCGCGAGCGGAACCTGGTGCTCTAG
- a CDS encoding WYL domain-containing protein, which produces MALRDQFVRRWRLLRAFEEGGGFEAAELLKILARDEKPGEGRPWSLRTLQRDLFHLIRSGFPLEGVRKGRKMEYRLSAAFVASVPEPLRPSEWAALYYALSALKKAPGSPFREEPLGPSLGGVLARVQAYVPAGLRAYAEGIEPRYVGVIGSLREQARLRRVGESLARAIEERRPVQLLAVRPGEARRRWWRVDPYLLGFEGGACHLLGRDAERDAIETWPLDGIETVRAGRGGFQLPLGLDLKEALAERLRRAGGPGWSVRLRFKKGASLGGVAAFLAEAFGPAQRTGGRGDGEVTVRTPDLLGLRRWLVGFGPEAEVLAPRELRMAVAQDLEAALGKYRRSERRPEG; this is translated from the coding sequence ATGGCCCTTCGGGATCAATTTGTCCGGCGGTGGCGGCTCCTCCGGGCATTCGAGGAGGGAGGGGGATTCGAGGCGGCGGAATTGCTGAAAATCCTGGCACGGGACGAAAAACCGGGGGAGGGCCGGCCCTGGAGCCTCCGGACCCTCCAGCGCGACCTTTTCCACCTCATCCGGTCGGGCTTTCCGCTGGAGGGGGTGCGGAAGGGGCGGAAAATGGAGTATCGTTTGTCTGCTGCCTTCGTCGCCTCCGTCCCGGAACCCCTCCGGCCCTCGGAATGGGCGGCTCTTTATTACGCCCTCTCCGCTCTCAAGAAGGCGCCGGGGAGCCCTTTCCGGGAGGAGCCGCTGGGGCCCAGCCTGGGCGGGGTGCTGGCGCGGGTGCAGGCCTATGTCCCGGCCGGGCTCAGGGCCTACGCCGAGGGGATCGAGCCCCGCTACGTGGGGGTGATCGGGTCCCTGCGGGAGCAGGCCCGGCTCCGGCGGGTGGGCGAGTCGCTGGCCCGGGCCATCGAGGAGCGCCGCCCCGTCCAGCTCCTGGCCGTCCGGCCGGGGGAGGCGAGGCGGCGCTGGTGGCGGGTGGATCCCTACCTGCTGGGCTTCGAGGGCGGGGCGTGCCACCTCCTGGGCCGCGACGCCGAGCGGGACGCCATCGAGACGTGGCCGCTCGACGGGATCGAGACGGTGAGGGCCGGGCGGGGCGGATTTCAGCTCCCTCTCGGCCTGGACCTGAAGGAGGCCTTGGCCGAGCGCCTGCGCCGGGCCGGCGGGCCGGGTTGGAGCGTCCGGCTGAGGTTCAAGAAAGGGGCGTCGCTGGGGGGCGTCGCCGCGTTCCTGGCGGAAGCCTTCGGCCCCGCCCAGAGAACCGGGGGCCGTGGGGACGGCGAAGTGACCGTCCGTACCCCGGACCTCCTGGGCCTGCGGCGGTGGCTGGTGGGCTTCGGGCCGGAGGCGGAAGTTCTCGCCCCCCGCGAGCTGCGAATGGCGGTGGCTCAGGACCTGGAGGCTGCTCTCGGGAAGTACCGCAGGAGCGAGCGCAGGCCGGAGGGGTGA
- a CDS encoding dephospho-CoA kinase: MLRIGLTGGIASGKSEVSRVLARRGIPVIDADLIARELAAPGSDALREIAEAFGEGVLAPGGGLDRTRLGEIVFADETRRRRLEAILHPRIRAEQDRRLHDLEQGGAPIAVVDAALMIEGGGWRRFDLLVVVNSREEDQIARLRRRNGLDEAAALARVRAQMPLAEKVKYAHRVVENRGSLEDLETQAEALADWLFEQARPKSFGKDIDKSGHHA, encoded by the coding sequence GTGCTGCGGATAGGCCTAACCGGCGGGATCGCGAGCGGCAAGAGCGAGGTGAGCCGGGTCCTGGCCCGCCGCGGCATCCCCGTCATCGACGCCGACCTCATCGCCCGGGAGCTGGCGGCCCCCGGCTCGGATGCCCTCCGGGAGATCGCCGAGGCCTTCGGGGAAGGAGTTCTCGCTCCCGGGGGGGGGCTCGATCGCACCCGCCTGGGCGAGATCGTCTTCGCCGACGAGACCCGCCGCCGCCGGCTCGAGGCCATCCTCCACCCCCGCATCCGCGCCGAGCAGGACCGCCGCCTCCATGATCTCGAACAGGGGGGGGCTCCAATCGCCGTGGTGGACGCGGCCCTCATGATCGAGGGAGGGGGCTGGAGACGGTTCGACCTCCTGGTGGTGGTGAACAGCCGGGAGGAGGACCAGATCGCCCGCCTCAGGCGGCGCAACGGGCTGGACGAGGCCGCCGCCCTGGCCCGCGTCCGGGCCCAGATGCCCCTGGCCGAGAAAGTAAAATACGCCCACCGGGTGGTGGAGAACCGGGGGAGCCTGGAGGACCTCGAAACCCAGGCGGAGGCCCTCGCCGACTGGCTCTTCGAGCAGGCCCGGCCAAAATCTTTTGGAAAGGATATTGACAAGAGCGGTCATCATGCTTAG
- a CDS encoding DUF507 family protein, whose product MKLSREKINHLTNLIVKDLEEWRDSPLTGDPQEVRVNVMRAITNELMIDDEIEEEVRRTLSSYSSRLVEGSRDWEILFNKHYEQEARRRGL is encoded by the coding sequence GTGAAGCTGAGCCGCGAGAAGATCAACCACCTGACCAACCTGATCGTGAAGGATCTCGAGGAGTGGCGCGACTCGCCGCTCACGGGGGACCCCCAGGAGGTGCGCGTCAACGTAATGCGCGCCATCACGAACGAGCTGATGATCGACGACGAGATCGAGGAGGAGGTGCGCCGCACCCTGAGCAGCTACTCGAGCCGCCTCGTCGAGGGCAGCCGGGACTGGGAGATCCTCTTTAATAAGCACTACGAGCAGGAGGCCCGCCGGCGCGGCCTCTAG
- a CDS encoding PHP domain-containing protein produces MSLVVSSSISAATRVMDLHLHSSASDGCDSPRRVMQRARAAGLQAVALTDHDTVAGLAPAREEAARLGLQFVEGVELSSAHEGKLVHILGHFIRLDAPALTGQIDFYCVNRRGRMGRILERLREIGVPIDAGDFLRAYGTASSIGRGQLGAYLVEKGLVGSREEAFRDLIGEGCPAYVSLDFITPFEAIRIIREAGGVATLAHPILSAADEIIPALAGAGLAGIEVEHPAQDDLARTHYREMAARLGLLCMGGSDCHGGRPGPERMGRHNQPLRLLEELKARRGRQAEP; encoded by the coding sequence ATGTCTCTTGTGGTTTCCTCCTCGATCTCCGCCGCCACGCGCGTGATGGACCTTCATCTCCATTCCAGCGCATCCGACGGCTGCGATTCCCCGCGCCGGGTCATGCAGCGCGCCCGCGCGGCCGGCCTCCAGGCGGTGGCCCTGACGGACCACGACACGGTGGCGGGGCTCGCCCCGGCCCGGGAGGAGGCCGCCCGCCTGGGACTCCAGTTCGTCGAGGGGGTGGAGCTCTCCTCGGCCCACGAGGGGAAGCTCGTCCACATCCTGGGGCACTTCATCCGGCTGGACGCCCCGGCCCTGACCGGGCAGATCGATTTCTACTGCGTGAACCGCCGCGGCCGGATGGGGCGCATCCTGGAACGCCTGCGGGAGATCGGCGTGCCCATCGACGCGGGGGACTTCCTCCGGGCCTACGGGACCGCGTCGAGCATCGGCCGGGGCCAGCTCGGCGCCTACCTGGTCGAGAAGGGGCTGGTGGGGAGCCGCGAGGAGGCCTTCCGCGACCTCATCGGGGAAGGCTGCCCCGCCTACGTCTCGCTGGACTTCATCACCCCCTTCGAGGCCATCCGCATCATCCGCGAGGCGGGGGGCGTGGCCACCCTGGCGCATCCCATCCTGAGCGCGGCGGACGAGATCATCCCCGCGCTGGCGGGGGCGGGGCTCGCGGGCATCGAGGTGGAGCATCCGGCTCAGGACGATCTGGCCCGGACGCACTACCGGGAGATGGCGGCCCGGCTCGGGCTCCTGTGCATGGGGGGCTCGGACTGCCACGGCGGTCGCCCGGGGCCCGAGCGGATGGGGCGCCACAACCAGCCCCTCCGCCTCCTGGAGGAGCTGAAGGCGCGGCGGGGGCGGCAGGCGGAGCCCTGA
- the rpmE gene encoding 50S ribosomal protein L31, translating to MKTDIHPEVFEARVTCSGCGTTFTTLSTRKEIRVEVCSKCHPFFTGKQARIVDTEGRVEKFVRKFEGKETRVSKRKRRIEAAEADRTAQAEREAQQAAQKAAEEKAKREEARRKRAEERAARQAAKAEEAASPEADGAGEKPAEA from the coding sequence ATGAAGACCGATATCCACCCCGAGGTGTTCGAGGCCCGGGTCACCTGCAGCGGCTGCGGCACCACCTTCACCACGCTCTCGACGCGGAAGGAAATCCGGGTCGAGGTGTGCTCCAAGTGCCATCCCTTCTTCACCGGCAAGCAGGCCCGCATCGTGGACACCGAGGGGCGCGTCGAGAAGTTCGTGAGGAAGTTCGAGGGCAAGGAGACCCGCGTCTCCAAGCGCAAGCGCCGCATCGAGGCGGCCGAGGCCGACCGGACCGCCCAAGCCGAGCGCGAGGCCCAGCAGGCCGCGCAGAAGGCCGCCGAGGAGAAGGCCAAGCGGGAGGAAGCCCGCCGCAAGCGCGCCGAGGAGCGCGCCGCCCGGCAGGCCGCCAAGGCGGAGGAGGCCGCTTCGCCCGAGGCGGACGGAGCCGGAGAGAAGCCGGCCGAGGCGTAG
- a CDS encoding lipoate--protein ligase family protein produces the protein MAVDEALLEACRAGLASGRPAGEIGAVFRVYAWTPPALSLGRSQSAGRDVDLEALKREGIDLCRRLTGGRAVLHDRELTYSLIGPEALLGRTIGETYRRVSEGLAGGLRRLGVPVEMAPPAAAPHASHGSCFATTSVWELAVGGRKVVGSAQCRMGGAVLQHGSVLLRNPEARLAGLLRPRGRQGPPAPAYAVGIEEVLGREVPFRELARLLKEGLEAALGMEFRESALDPAERARAEAIARDRYGNPAWTLAR, from the coding sequence ATGGCGGTGGACGAGGCGCTGCTCGAGGCCTGCCGGGCCGGGCTCGCCTCGGGCCGCCCCGCCGGGGAGATCGGCGCCGTCTTCCGCGTCTACGCCTGGACCCCGCCCGCCCTCTCCCTGGGGAGGAGCCAGTCCGCGGGGCGCGACGTGGACCTGGAGGCCCTGAAGCGCGAGGGAATCGACCTCTGCCGCCGGCTCACGGGCGGGCGCGCCGTCCTGCACGATCGGGAGCTGACTTACTCCCTCATCGGCCCCGAGGCCCTGCTCGGGCGCACCATCGGGGAGACCTACCGCCGGGTGAGCGAGGGCCTGGCCGGGGGGCTCAGGCGGCTGGGCGTGCCGGTCGAGATGGCGCCCCCCGCCGCCGCGCCCCACGCCTCCCACGGCTCCTGCTTCGCCACCACCTCGGTATGGGAGCTGGCAGTGGGCGGCCGGAAGGTGGTGGGGAGCGCCCAGTGCCGGATGGGGGGCGCCGTCCTCCAGCACGGCAGCGTCCTCCTCCGGAACCCCGAGGCGCGCCTGGCGGGGCTGCTCCGCCCCCGGGGGCGGCAGGGGCCTCCCGCCCCGGCCTACGCCGTGGGGATCGAGGAGGTGCTGGGACGCGAGGTGCCTTTCCGGGAACTGGCCCGCCTCCTGAAAGAAGGCCTGGAGGCGGCGCTCGGCATGGAGTTCCGGGAGTCCGCCCTCGATCCAGCCGAGCGGGCGCGGGCCGAGGCCATCGCCCGCGATCGCTACGGGAATCCCGCCTGGACGCTGGCCCGGTAG
- the rho gene encoding transcription termination factor Rho, with protein MAIASKERDVNLAELKRKTIVELNKITKDLNIEGTSGLRKQDLIYKILEAQTERERQDGGGGVIFGEGVLEILPDGFGFLRSPAYNYLPGPDDIYVSPSQIRRFNLRTGDTVGGEIRQPKEGERYFALLKVEKINYEGPEASADKVLFDNLTPLYPNRRIRLEIAASDMSSRIMDLLTPIGFGQRGLIVAAPRTGKTMLLQSIAKSVATNHPDVHLIVLLIDERPEEVTDMERSVRGEVISSTFDEPASRHVQVADMVIEKAKRLVEHKKDVVILLDSITRLARAHNTIISPSGKVLSGGVDSNALQRPKRFFGAARNIEEGGSLTILATALVETGSRMDDVIFEEFKGTGNMEVHLDRKLSDKRVFPSIDINRSGTRKEELLLSPAELNRVWILRKVLQPLGVVDSMELLLEKMQQTKTNEDFLASMNN; from the coding sequence ATGGCGATAGCCTCTAAGGAACGTGACGTAAATCTGGCGGAACTGAAGCGCAAGACCATCGTCGAGCTGAACAAGATAACCAAGGACCTCAACATCGAGGGCACGAGCGGCCTGCGGAAGCAGGACCTCATCTACAAGATCCTCGAGGCCCAGACCGAGCGCGAGCGCCAGGACGGCGGCGGCGGGGTCATCTTCGGCGAAGGCGTGCTGGAGATACTGCCCGACGGCTTCGGCTTCCTCCGCTCCCCGGCGTACAACTACCTGCCCGGCCCCGACGACATCTACGTCTCCCCCAGCCAGATCCGGCGCTTCAACCTGCGCACCGGCGACACGGTGGGCGGCGAGATCCGCCAGCCGAAGGAGGGCGAGCGCTACTTCGCCCTGCTCAAGGTCGAGAAGATCAACTACGAAGGCCCCGAGGCCAGCGCCGACAAGGTCCTCTTCGACAACCTGACGCCCCTCTACCCGAACCGGCGCATCCGGCTCGAAATCGCCGCCAGCGACATGAGCAGCCGCATCATGGACCTGCTCACCCCCATCGGGTTCGGCCAGCGCGGGCTGATCGTCGCCGCCCCCCGGACCGGAAAGACCATGCTCCTGCAGTCCATCGCCAAGAGCGTCGCCACGAATCACCCCGACGTGCACCTCATCGTGCTGCTCATCGACGAGCGCCCCGAGGAGGTCACCGACATGGAGCGCTCGGTCCGCGGCGAGGTCATCAGCTCCACCTTCGACGAGCCGGCCTCCCGCCACGTGCAGGTGGCCGACATGGTCATCGAGAAGGCGAAGCGCCTCGTCGAGCACAAGAAGGACGTGGTCATTCTCCTCGACTCCATCACCCGCCTCGCCCGGGCGCACAACACCATCATCTCGCCCAGCGGCAAGGTGCTCTCCGGCGGCGTGGACTCGAACGCCCTCCAGCGGCCCAAGCGCTTCTTCGGCGCCGCGCGGAACATCGAGGAGGGAGGCAGCCTCACCATCCTGGCGACCGCCCTGGTCGAGACGGGCAGCCGCATGGACGACGTGATCTTCGAGGAGTTCAAGGGCACGGGCAACATGGAGGTGCACCTCGACCGGAAGCTCTCCGACAAGCGCGTGTTCCCCTCCATCGACATCAACCGCTCGGGCACCCGGAAGGAGGAGCTCCTGCTCTCGCCGGCCGAGCTCAACCGCGTCTGGATCCTCCGCAAGGTGCTCCAGCCGCTGGGCGTGGTGGACTCGATGGAGCTCCTGCTCGAGAAGATGCAGCAGACCAAGACCAACGAGGACTTCCTGGCCTCGATGAACAACTAG